The Bdellovibrionales bacterium genome contains the following window.
CGGCGCTACGCAAATACCGAGGCGAGAACCGCCACCTGTGGTCTGACAGACGCGACCGGCGCCGCAGGCGTTCAATTGGTCTACGAAACAGCTTTGAGCAACATTTTGGAAGCAGCCGTTATTTTGTTGTGGATAGCCTTGCGAGTTGCTGATCTGTGGGATGTTCACCCACTGATTATTGTTCGCTCCGTAACCCCAGTAAACCGCTCCGTAAGCATAAGTGTTGAACGTGCTTACGCTCACACAGCCCATGCCGAACTGACCGTTGTAAACAGGGCGTGAACCCCATGGGCAGTTACAGAAATTACCGTTGGTTTGATAGTAGTAAGGATTGTAAGGGTATGCTTGATATCCGGGATACGCAGCATACTGATTGGAGTTGCAATAAGTTGTCCCATCCACACAAGAAGTTGGTGGTGGAACCGTAGCAACGGTAGAGTCTCCGCCTTTGTCGCCCGCACAGGCAGCAAAAACGAAAGGCATCACTAAGAATGTAAAAATCCAGCGCTTCATGACGGACTCCTTTTGGTTCCTTGATCCATCCACAGTCATACAAGCTCTATGCCAGGGACGATTCCCGTCAGCACATTGTAAAATGGAAATGATAGGGGATTTCCCTCTGAAAAAGGACCCTTAGGAGACGATTTGAGGCCGCTGTAAAGAACTTCGACAACCGTTTAAGGAGCGGCTTCGAAGTAGACCGTTTTGTAGTTACGGTTACGGAGTTGTTCGAGCACGTAAGGCAGAGCCTTTACGCCGGCTGGATGTGTTTCATGCATCAAGAACAAGCCGCGGTTGTATTTATCAAACATACCCACAGCCGTATTCAGAGCGACGTTGCCATCCTGAGTTTCAGAATCCTTCATCGACATAGACCAGTGGAAGTTCGCAAGATTGCGGGCTTTCAACAAGGCTTGCAGTCTTGGCACACTCGCGCCCGCACCGTAAGGGAAGCGGAAGAACGGCTGAATACGATAGTTGTGACCTGGTTCTGCTTCATTGAGCTCTTTGACGATCTTTTGCAGAAGGGCGTTGGTTCTATCAATTTCTTTTGCGGCAGCTTCCTCAGAAAGCTTTGTCATATCCGGGTGCGACCACGTGTGAATGCCGACAGCATGGCCTTCGCGCAGGATATTTTTAACCACTTCAGGGTAAGTTTCGACATTGCGGCCAACGAGGAAGAACATGGCTTTGACGCCATGATCTTTCAGCGTCTTGAGAACGAAGTTGTTAATCTCTGGCTTTGACGGGCCGTCGTCGATGGTGATGGCGATTTCATCACGTTTCATATTGGCGTAAGTCAGAGGTGCCGGCACCATTGGCTGCGGAATCACGCGAAGTTCGCTCTCGAGAGTGAACTGACCGACAGGGCCTTCGGCTTTAAGCTTGCCGTTTTTAATCAGGCCACCAGGAACATTGATTTCAGACGCCGGTTCGCGGTCCGCAGTGCTTTCAGTTTCCCAAGTCCAGCCTGTGGTTGCGGGCTTATTCTGAAAAGACACGCAGCCAAAAAGAGTCAGGGCTGCCACAGATGCAAATGCGACCTTCTTTGCCGACATCATATCGATTCCTTTTAGAAGTAAGAATCCGCCCAATCAATCAGAGTTCCGTTGATCCACGAGATCCGTTCCTCTTGAGTGATTTTACGACCACCTTCATTGATAAAGCTTTGGATCTGAGCACGCAGACTGAGCGCCGTTTTCTCATGCAGAATCAGGACGCCGCTTTCCACGTCGTGCAAGAAGCTACGACGGTTCAAGTTCACGCTGCTGACAAAGCCCATTTTTTTATCTACGACAAACATCTTCGCGTGCATGATTGAATAATTATCCGTCCACTCATAGATGTCGACGTTCTTGAGCAGGCGATTGATACCCTGTTTGTTGACGTCCTCTGCGATTTGCGGAACGCCGTCACCGGCCAAGTGAATACGAGTCAAAACCTGGATCTTCACGCCACGAGCCGCCGCACGGTCAAAGGCCGCGGCAATCGCCACAGACGGGCGGAAGTACGGAGTCGTAATCATAATCTCAGAACGAGCAGAGTCGATCATTTGGACATAGAACTTCTCAAGCTGATAACCGTCAAAGTAAGGCAGTGACAGCAAGTGACGAATCATCGGCGTCTTATTTGGCAGAGCCATCAATTTATCAGACTCGATGTAGCTTGCCATCTTAGGAACGTTGATTGTCGTTGAGCGGAAGCTTTGATTAGATGGATCTCGCATCCAGAACGCAATCATCTGACCGAGCACGGATTTCACGAACTCTTGGCCGCGAATAAGAACTTCGAAGTCCCGATAGAAGATGAAAGACTCTTCGCCGTCACCATAGCTCTTGAGTGAAGAGTAGGCTCTATAGACCGGAGCTTCTTTAAATAAGTAAGAGTCACGGATATTACGACCGCCAGTGACGAGGAAGCTCGACTTTGGATTCGCTGACGAGTAACCAATCAGAAGCTTCGTATGGCTCACGCGATGGAAGCGGTCCAGCCAAGTGCCGTCTTTACCGTCTGACAAGTGATACTGATAGTACTGCACTTTGATGTTCGGAACGCCTCTTTGCAGCTCTTCGATGATTGCTTTGTCTTTTTTCTTCATCGTCGCTTCAGCGGTCAGGATGCGGATCTGTGTGCCACGTTCCGCGTGATAGCGAAGTGCGCGAGAAAGAACCGAGCCATAGAAGTCCGCGGAATAGTTCAGTGAAGAAACCCAGATCACGTCAAACTTCGGAGCTTTTGTGAAGTCGAGTTGAGCCATCGGATTCTTGTCGTCAAAGTCCTTCTTTTTCAGAGGAGAACCCGTCAACGCCAAGATTCTTTGATTGATAGAATTGTATGGGTCATCAAGATTGATCAATTCATCATAGGTCTCAGTGCAGCTCGAGAAGTTGAAATCCTGCTGCCAGAAGAATGCAGCAACTGAGTCCTTCATCGAGCCTGTGGGACGCGCGCAGATCTCTGTTTGAGTGCTGAGTTTGTACCAGTCGATGTTTTTGGTGAGTAAGTCCACCAAAGTCATGCTGTGGGTCCAGGTTTTTGAAACCAGGGGATCATAGAAATACAATTGGCAGCGAGAAACGCTTGGCGTGAACTGAACGCTAACGTTCTGGCCATTTTTTTCATTGTAGTACCAATTGAATTCGTAAACTGGGCTGTGCTTTTCGCTTTCGAAAAATAAGAAGCCTTTGTTGTAAATCATGTCGCCATCGCACTCGAGACGCGCTTTCAGATAATACTGACGATTGTCTTTATCGTCGTGCATATCATTGCCAGGGTAAGGCAGCATGTTTTTGAGTCGAAGTGAGTAGTTAGCGTAAAAACGATGCTCCAGCGGGAAAGGTTGCAGAGGTGGTTTTGCCAAAGCGTAGTCTTCGAGATGCTTCATCTCGAAAACTTCTTCTTTCACTGAGCGTCGATCGCGAAAGGTGGCTTCGAACCAGGCGCCAATTCCATTCCAATTTTCTAACTGCAATTTAGCTGAAAGTTCGTTGATAAGATTTTGTCTTTCAGTGCGTAAACGCTCCACCGCAGCGCGGGTTTCAGGATCGTTCATGATGTCGCGGTCATAGACCGGCTTTACCAGAGTTGATTGCGGATTCATCTGGAAAACTTTTTGATCCGTTTTCCAGTCGTTGTTCCAATACTTCGAGAGCTGCAAATCAATTTCTTGAATGCGATTGACGCGATCGTTATCAAACGTCACCGAGCTGGGAGCGCGATCCGCACTCGTGCAAGAAAAAGAAGCAAACGCCAACAAAATGAGTAAAGAAAACTGAGTTGATTTCACGAGTTACTCATCGGTGAGTTGTTAATGAACATTGAGGTCCAGGTGGATTCTCTGTACCGCCGTATTTTCAGTATGGGCGAAGGTCTAGACTTTGCGAAAATAGTTATTAAAAAAGTAAACCATTTGGTTAACTCTTAGTGTGTGAGCTATGTCCATCTACCAATTCGATGACTATAAAGACTTTTTTAATCATTGGGTGTCGTCCCTCCCTAAGCAAGGCCACGGCGAATATCGCCGAGTGGCCTTGGCACTCAATGTTTCGACAACAATGATTAGTCAGGTCTTTAAAGGGGACAAAGAGCTCAGTTTGGAACTGACCTGCGACCTCTGTGAGTATCTCAACATGTCAGAGGACGAAACCGATTACTTCATTTTACTGGTTGAACATCGTCGCGCAGGTTCAGTCAAACTCCAGAAACGACTGGGGAAGCAGATCAAAGATCGCAAAGAAAAAGCCCAAAAGTTAGAAAACCGTCTGAAGAAAGAGACCGAGCTGACAGAAGAGCAGCGCGCGGTTTTCTATTCAAGCTGGATCTATAGCGGCGTGCGGATTCTTGCCTCTTGTGATGACTTCAATGATGCCGCGGCGATTGCGCAAAGATTGAATCTGCCGCGCAATCAAGTGCAGCGGGTGTTAGATTTTCTGCTCGGCAATGGATTGCTGACCCATAATAAAGGTCAGTTGGCGCTAGGACAGACGAAGACCTTCATTGGCTCTTCAAATTTGCTGACAGTGAAGCATCATCAGAACTGGCGCTTGCAGGGTTTTAACCGCATGGTTCAAGACGACAGTAAGAATCTGTTTTATACCGGCCCCATGAGCCTCTCGCACGAAGTCGCTGAAAAGCTTCGTCAGGAGCTCTCGAACCTGCTGGATAATGTCTATAAGGTCGTTCCGCCTTCGGCGTCTGAGACGACACGCTGTCTGAATATTGATTGGTTTGAATTCTAAAATCCGATTTACAAAAATTATTTATACGAGAGCAAGCCGGCGTCCGGAATTCCTTGCGGATCGACGCTGATACTCCAGCTCGGGATCTTTCCGTAGCAGGGAGTTCCCTTCGGGCAAGCCGACGTCGGATCGAAGCCCAGGAATTCTAATTCGCACATTTTATGATCGGGTTTTTCTACGCTTGCGTACGCTTTGGTGCAATTGAGGCGGACTTTTTCGCCTGATTTGATGGGCCGACCGCCGATGGCTTTCATGGTGAGCGATCCCGGCTTCACAGTGCCGTCGTCGAGTTCAACCTGCACGGAAAGTCCTGGGATTATTTTACTTTCAACTTCGGATTTCAAAAAAACAAGACTGCCAGTGACCAGAACGACGTTGGAAATAAATCCGCAAGCCGAAGGTTTGCCTTTTTCACAGGAAGGACCTATGGGTGCGATGGGAAAGCTGAGGAGGAAGAGTGCAAGGATAGCAGCGACAAGGACTACGATTTTCTTTAAACCCATAGCCCATTGAAACAGGACCCGATTCTTCTGTAAAGAACCGAGTATTACTATTTAGCGTATTTGCGGAATCCGCGAGCAGCCATGTAGTCTTCAAGCTCTTGCGGGTCGAAGGAATCGATTCTTGTGAGCAAAATACTTGTGATATCGCGGATCGTTTCATAGTCATAATCTTCGAGCTTGATATCTTTACCCAAGCCGATGTTATCACCGATATCCGAAGCATTGCGGAACTTTCTAAAACAATCGCGACGAGCTTCTTTGTACTTGTCTTCGTTGTCAGGCACCAATCTCATGATCGAGATGTTCACCAAGCACTGATCCAAAAGATTGGTGAACTCAAGCAGTCGCACGCCCATGATGAGTTCGTGCAATACCAAAGTTTCTTGTTCACGCGGAGCCATCTTTGAGAAGAGTAAGTCATTCACCCAAACTTCTTTCAGCTTTTGCAACGCGATTTGATCGGTTTTGAAGCTGACACCAATACGAGCCGCAGGGAGGTTGCGGAGTTCCGTCGGAATCAAATACCACGCACGTTCTTCAGAAATATGCATCAAGTCTGCTGCAAGTTTCGGGAAGCGCACGATCAATTTGTTAATCACTTCTTTTTGGACAAGCTGGAAAGACGTTTGTTGTGAAAGATCCACGCGGAAGCTCTCGAGGGGTTTGCCGTCAAGACCGTTGCCGCCGCCGCCGCCGTCAATGCCGCCTTCTTGGTGACTCGGAGGAACAGGCAAGCCTGTGCCGTTCTCGTTCACGTAGTGCTTCTCTACGACGGTCTCTTTGCCGCCTTGGCAGGCCGCTAGACCGAGAAGCATTAGAATGTTGAAAAGGACGTACCACTTTTTCATTTTATTTTATCTCGTGACAAAGACTTGTTTTTGCAGCGTTGTGAGGTTGTAAACTTCTTCCGTCAAAGTTCCTTTTTTATCTATGCTTTGCAAAACAAGCTGGTTACTGCCGAAATCCAAATAGCCTTGAGATTTAACGGATCTTTCAGTGCGGCCTTTGGTTCCAATTTCCACTTCGACATCTTTCATGAAATAAATCGGCTTCGCTGAACTGACTTGCGCCTGCGGTGCTTTCACCGTCAGGCACGTGTCACCTTGGCTTGCGCAGTTCTGGATCTGAACATTCTGCATCGTCATATCGGCAGAAGCGCTCTGAGCCAGAGGCATGATGATGATCATCATGCCCAGGGTTTTAGTTAAGAGAGAAGTCGATTTATTCACGTTTCTTCCTAATTATTTCTTTTGAGGAATCTTGCTGATATCGCCATCTGGGAACAAGCCGCCAAATGTGCTGTCAGACCAACGAGTCACTTTACCTTCTTGATCCACCGACTCAGGCAACAAGTTTTTCAAATCTTGTGGAGGGTTTTTCAAGAAACCAACCAAGTTCACACGGATTTGATCGATTTGCTGATCGTTATCGTCTTTGATCGGTGCAGTGAACACGCCACCCAAAGCTTGGTCTAAGACTGCAAGAGATTTATCCAACTCAGTTGCGTTCTCGATGCAGACACCGTCTTTGAATAAGAAACCACGGCGTTGGTTACGACCGCTAATGCCTTTAGGGCAAACGCGATCTTGATACTGCTTCACCCATTTTACAGCCGCGCTGAAGTCCACGCCAATTTCAGGGATCAAGTTCAATGTATTGTCAGCATTTAAACGAGCGATGCTTGGCAATGTTTTGTAGTAAGCCAAAGCCTCTGGCGGAGTCATGTGCTGAAGTTGTTCGTTTTTGCTGATTTGCTCGATCGTCGTCATATCGTATGCAGTGTAGATCGACCAGTAGAGCATCTCACCCCCCGTTGCTTGACGAAGAGCGATCAAGTCCGCAGAGTTCAGCTTCTTTTGAGCAACGCCAGATGAATCGCAGTTCACGTCAATGGAACCGTCCGCAACTTCTTTCCAAGTGCAAGAGTTCGCATATTCTTCATTGATCTCTTGTTGGAAAACGTGTGGATTCAAGTTCAAAGTCAGTTCCAACGTAGAGTTCTTTTTCAAGAACAAGCGGAACTCATTCAAAGCTTTATTGTAATCAGCAACAACGCGAGTTGCCTTAGCATAAGTATCGATATCCTCAGGACCATCCATCAAGAAAGTTTTGAGTGGAGACTCTGGGAAGTCTTTTTTCCATTTCGCGTAGTCCGCGATTTGTTTTTGATCACCTTTATTCATCAAAGGACCAATTCTGCGAGCGATCCCTTTAAACACCATCAAGCGTTTAATGAAAGCTTTGTAGAATTGAGCTTTTGGATTCGCAGCATCCTTTTCTAAAGCCATGTCGAAAGCTTTATCAGCCAACATGAAAGTGTAGGGACTTACTAGCTGTTCACCTGCATCCGCAAGATCGTTAGATTGCATTTGATTGTTCAAATGAATCTGCTTTGCTTTCTCGGAAGCACTTTGATCTTTGCTTTGTGAGCAAGCCGTCAGAGCAAGCACGAGGCTTGTTGCAAGGACTGTGGTTTTAAAAACTGTTTTCATATCTATCTCCTGGTTTTGTTACGCGGTCTTTAAGGTGCCGCTGTTGTATGAGCTAGTTATAGCCCGCGTAACGCATCGACCATAGATTTCGTTAGTAAATTGTTTCTATAAATATTAACCATTTGGTTAACATTTCTGACCCCAAATCAAACCAATACCTTTTGGGGACCCGCCGGGTTTAATACAAGCTTTATGCCCCGGCAAAACGGGACGAGGAACTCTTTAAGAGGTCTTGAGGAAGGTCCTGCTGAAGATCCTCTGAACACGGGCCGTAGATTGTCACGGGTGCCATGTCACGGGTGCCAGGTCCTGTTTCTTGCTGCGCAGAGTCCGGAAACAGGACCTGGCACCTTAGGAAGGGAGGTGCGAGAATGAAAGGATATGAAATCCGCGGTCTTTCTCGTTCGCTGTCTTTATTATCCTGTGCTCCTGATAGGGGCGGTGGCTCTTTTCTTTGCTTACAAAGATCAGTTTCCTGATGAAAAGCTTCCGATGTTAACCGCAATGCTTTCCATCGGTGCGATTGCGATCATTCATATCACGGAACGTATTCTTCCGTACCGTAAAGAGTGGAATGTGCCGCGTGGTGATCGCTTGAGCAACTTCATCTTTACCAACATTGCGCTTCCGGGCCTCTCGAAGATCGTCGAGATTTTACTGACGTTCTTGTTCTTAACAAGCACTTCAGGATTCATGCAGGCCCATATTTTTAGTTTGTGGCCTCGGCACTGGCCGTTGCTGGCGCAGCTCCCGCTGGCGTTGTTGATTGCAGAGTTCTTCTTTTATTGGATTCATCGCTTCGGGCACACCTGGGTGAAGCTGTGGAAGTTTCACGCCATCCATCACGTGGTGGAAAGACTTTACTGGGATAATGCCGGGCGCTTTCACCCTGTGGATTTATTCTTGAACTGGCTAATTTACTTTTTCCCGCTCTTCTTGCTGGGAGTGCCGTCGGAGTTAGTGGCGTTGTTCTTGTTGGTGAACGCAGTCACGGGTCTTTTGGAGCATGCGAATATCGATTTCGAGATGGGGCCGCTGAATTATATTTTCAATACGGCCCAGCTTCATCGCTGGCATCATTCGGTCGTACCCGAGATCTCATCGCAAAATTTCGGTAAGGTGCTTTCTGTGTGGGACTGGGTTTTTGGCACGTGGTACATGCCGAAAGACGAACACGTCGGTAAGATCGGCGTTGAGGGCGAACCTATTCCAGCCGATGTCTGGGGTCAGATGAAGTATCCATTCAGATAGTTAGTCGTAGCGGCGGTAGTAAGCGTAAGCAGTGACCGCTGCGCCAAATCCCCAGACAGCCCAAGAGTTGTAAATAAAAAGCGGGTAGACCATCAACACAATCCCAAGAATCAGATTGCGAGTGTTGCCGTTTTTGCGGCCTTGATTAAACAGCCAAAGCCCAATACCACTAAAGACAATCGCTCCGGTGATGCTACCGAAACTAAGGGCTGAACTCAGCGAGTCCTGAGGAATGTCTTCCATGGCTTAGTCTTTCATCTTCATATATTTTTTACGCTCAGCTTCGGGAAATTTTTCGATCGCGTATCGTAAAGCCGTCCGAGGCATTGTGGCGGCGTGCTTATTCAGGAATTTCTTTTCAGTCGCAAGATCACGGTTACCAATTTCACGCAGCATCCAGCCCACAGCTTTGTGCATAAGATCGTGCTTATCGTGCAAAAGAATCTCCGCGATCTTCAAGGCATCAGCAAAATCCTTCTGGCGGATAAAATGAAATGTGGAAAGCATCGCGATCCGCTTTTCCCAAAGATTTTTCGAGCGGGCGAGTTTGTAAAGAATCTTGCGGTCGCGCTCTTCGAGATAGGGGCCAACAATGTAAGGAGCCGAGCCATCAACGAGGTCCCAGTTGTTAATGCCTTTGACGTTCTTAAAATAGAATTTATAAATTTTTGTTTGCTGGACCTCATCCGCTTTTTTGAATTGCAGAGAAAGAATCATCAAAGCAATCGTGCGCTCCTCATGAATCGGAGAGCGAATGAGTTTCTGAAGGTCGCCGAAGCTCAAGTCTTTGTATTTCTTTGCGAGTTCGCGGCACGGAGGAACTTTAATGCCTGCAAAGATATCGCCTTCGCCGTATTCTCCGGGGCCTGTTTTGAAAAAACGCTGGAGAATCAGCGCGTCCGCGGGGCGAGATAATTTTTTAAAATCTTTTTTAAAGTCGTTTAAAGCTGCCATCATTAAAAATTTAGCACTAAGTACGTGTAATCACGAGAAAAAGTTTTATTGACCCTGTGCCTATTTCCAGGTCAGACTTAAGAGTGTCCTCTGAAAAGGAGTTCTAAGGATGAATAAATTTGTTTTCGCTGCAGTTTCTGCAGCATCTATGATTTTCTCTCTGCAAGTTTCTGCAGCTATTCCACCAAAACCAAAAGCTCCTACAGTCGGTCGCATTCTTGTTAACGAAGGCGAAGCGATGGGTGGTGTTGCAGGTACTGGTTTCAGCTTAATGGATTTACGCCGTACTGCGGATTCCGGTAAAAATGTCGAACGTATCGTTCTTGATTTCGGTGATTTGCAAGGGAATCCACAAAAAGGCCTTCCTGCTTATTTCCATGCGGAATTGAAAAAAAATCCTAACCGTTTGGTCATGGATTTCAGTCAAACACCTAATAGCCGTTTGGATGACGGGCGTTTGGCAAGCCGCTTTAAGAATTCCCTCTTCGTAAAGAAGAGCTCCATGATTTTGGATCCAGAGGATAAAGCTTTGAATCTGACGTTGGATCTCAAGCCTGGAACAGTGGCGCGCGTATTCCAAGTGCGTGGCGAAAAGACGACTGCAAAAGTTGTCGTAGATCTTTTTGTTCCTAAGACTGCAAAAAAATAGAGGTCTGATTGAGATTTCTAGGGCTCGTACTTTCATTGTGCTTTGTGATGACTCGGGCGGAAGCCCGGGTTTTTAACATTACCAGTGAAAAATTCGCGAGCTACTTCCTCGTGACGGGGGGCCCGTCCACGATCAAGAAAAATGCTTTTGCCGGTGAAGCGGCGATGACCGATACCTATGACGGCTCGGTGACATACAATTATACGGGTGAGTTTGGCTTTCTGTATTCAACTCCCGCGGTGAGTTTCCGTTTCGGTTTTGAGGTTTTCAAGCCGTCACTTTTAAGTAATGTAACGGCAACCAACGCGGGCGCCACAGACATGTACAGCATCAAAAGCAATATCACGGGCTATGCTCCGAAAATAGGGCTTGAGCTAAATCTGCAATCATCTCCGACGTATCGGGCGTTCCTGTCGGCCTATGCCGGTTCGGGCAATGTCAGCTATAAAAATGATTACACGATTTTAAACTATCCAGGCGTGAGCGATCACTCGGTCGAAGCGAAGGGGAGCGGCATGCTCTATGGCGGTTCGCTCGGAGTGGAATCACACATGACGGATACAACAACTTATATTTTCGAGTTTGGTTATCGTCAGATGAAAATCGATAATTTAAAGTACTCAAAAGATGTCAGTACATTTAGCGGCGCAAAGACTGCCGGTGAT
Protein-coding sequences here:
- a CDS encoding phosphatidylserine/phosphatidylglycerophosphate/cardiolipin synthase family protein produces the protein MLLAFASFSCTSADRAPSSVTFDNDRVNRIQEIDLQLSKYWNNDWKTDQKVFQMNPQSTLVKPVYDRDIMNDPETRAAVERLRTERQNLINELSAKLQLENWNGIGAWFEATFRDRRSVKEEVFEMKHLEDYALAKPPLQPFPLEHRFYANYSLRLKNMLPYPGNDMHDDKDNRQYYLKARLECDGDMIYNKGFLFFESEKHSPVYEFNWYYNEKNGQNVSVQFTPSVSRCQLYFYDPLVSKTWTHSMTLVDLLTKNIDWYKLSTQTEICARPTGSMKDSVAAFFWQQDFNFSSCTETYDELINLDDPYNSINQRILALTGSPLKKKDFDDKNPMAQLDFTKAPKFDVIWVSSLNYSADFYGSVLSRALRYHAERGTQIRILTAEATMKKKDKAIIEELQRGVPNIKVQYYQYHLSDGKDGTWLDRFHRVSHTKLLIGYSSANPKSSFLVTGGRNIRDSYLFKEAPVYRAYSSLKSYGDGEESFIFYRDFEVLIRGQEFVKSVLGQMIAFWMRDPSNQSFRSTTINVPKMASYIESDKLMALPNKTPMIRHLLSLPYFDGYQLEKFYVQMIDSARSEIMITTPYFRPSVAIAAAFDRAAARGVKIQVLTRIHLAGDGVPQIAEDVNKQGINRLLKNVDIYEWTDNYSIMHAKMFVVDKKMGFVSSVNLNRRSFLHDVESGVLILHEKTALSLRAQIQSFINEGGRKITQEERISWINGTLIDWADSYF
- a CDS encoding polysaccharide deacetylase family protein, which encodes MMSAKKVAFASVAALTLFGCVSFQNKPATTGWTWETESTADREPASEINVPGGLIKNGKLKAEGPVGQFTLESELRVIPQPMVPAPLTYANMKRDEIAITIDDGPSKPEINNFVLKTLKDHGVKAMFFLVGRNVETYPEVVKNILREGHAVGIHTWSHPDMTKLSEEAAAKEIDRTNALLQKIVKELNEAEPGHNYRIQPFFRFPYGAGASVPRLQALLKARNLANFHWSMSMKDSETQDGNVALNTAVGMFDKYNRGLFLMHETHPAGVKALPYVLEQLRNRNYKTVYFEAAP
- a CDS encoding sterol desaturase family protein — encoded protein: MKSAVFLVRCLYYPVLLIGAVALFFAYKDQFPDEKLPMLTAMLSIGAIAIIHITERILPYRKEWNVPRGDRLSNFIFTNIALPGLSKIVEILLTFLFLTSTSGFMQAHIFSLWPRHWPLLAQLPLALLIAEFFFYWIHRFGHTWVKLWKFHAIHHVVERLYWDNAGRFHPVDLFLNWLIYFFPLFLLGVPSELVALFLLVNAVTGLLEHANIDFEMGPLNYIFNTAQLHRWHHSVVPEISSQNFGKVLSVWDWVFGTWYMPKDEHVGKIGVEGEPIPADVWGQMKYPFR
- a CDS encoding TIGR02147 family protein, whose product is MSIYQFDDYKDFFNHWVSSLPKQGHGEYRRVALALNVSTTMISQVFKGDKELSLELTCDLCEYLNMSEDETDYFILLVEHRRAGSVKLQKRLGKQIKDRKEKAQKLENRLKKETELTEEQRAVFYSSWIYSGVRILASCDDFNDAAAIAQRLNLPRNQVQRVLDFLLGNGLLTHNKGQLALGQTKTFIGSSNLLTVKHHQNWRLQGFNRMVQDDSKNLFYTGPMSLSHEVAEKLRQELSNLLDNVYKVVPPSASETTRCLNIDWFEF
- a CDS encoding DNA alkylation repair protein produces the protein MMAALNDFKKDFKKLSRPADALILQRFFKTGPGEYGEGDIFAGIKVPPCRELAKKYKDLSFGDLQKLIRSPIHEERTIALMILSLQFKKADEVQQTKIYKFYFKNVKGINNWDLVDGSAPYIVGPYLEERDRKILYKLARSKNLWEKRIAMLSTFHFIRQKDFADALKIAEILLHDKHDLMHKAVGWMLREIGNRDLATEKKFLNKHAATMPRTALRYAIEKFPEAERKKYMKMKD